From a single Cupriavidus taiwanensis LMG 19424 genomic region:
- a CDS encoding LysR family transcriptional regulator, translating to MEVRQLEAFAAVVTTGSVTAAGRLLGRSQPAITRLIQELEAELGFALFTRSGPRVSPTEQGFLLYDEVEQTLAGMQRIRTRAAALARGDGRPLRIAATPALAAGLLPPALALAFARGLCAPERVAVQSQSPEQVVHAVLTGAADIGLNSLPLEHRGVTVHWIGQSACVAALRADDPLAAQPALSLHDCRGRRLITMHNPYRLRRRVDRALAGAGVPAAGVIDTNTSISALTLVRAGLGIALLEPVTARGLPLTDIAVRPIDADIPFFFGVMTPQARPASTAVLGLVQAVADAAAGLLPDLVRREPAEHGALLQSLYGDAGNAVDAVDAGDAADHPTDDSGLTSHD from the coding sequence ATGGAAGTCCGGCAACTGGAAGCCTTCGCCGCAGTCGTCACCACCGGCAGCGTCACCGCCGCCGGGCGGCTGCTCGGCCGCTCGCAGCCGGCCATCACGCGGCTGATCCAGGAACTCGAGGCCGAGCTCGGCTTCGCCCTGTTCACCCGCAGCGGGCCGCGGGTCAGCCCGACCGAGCAAGGCTTCCTGCTTTACGACGAGGTCGAGCAGACGCTGGCGGGCATGCAACGGATCCGCACGCGCGCCGCGGCGCTGGCGCGCGGCGATGGCCGGCCGCTGCGCATTGCCGCCACGCCGGCGCTGGCAGCGGGCCTGCTGCCGCCGGCACTGGCGCTGGCGTTCGCCCGCGGGCTGTGCGCGCCGGAGCGCGTGGCGGTGCAGAGCCAGTCGCCGGAGCAGGTGGTGCACGCGGTGCTGACCGGCGCCGCCGACATCGGCCTGAACAGCCTGCCGCTGGAGCACCGGGGCGTGACCGTGCACTGGATCGGCCAGTCCGCCTGCGTGGCGGCGCTGCGTGCCGACGACCCGCTGGCGGCACAGCCGGCGCTCTCCCTGCACGACTGCCGCGGCCGCCGCCTCATCACCATGCACAACCCCTACCGGCTGCGCCGCCGCGTCGACCGGGCGCTGGCCGGCGCCGGCGTGCCGGCGGCGGGGGTGATCGACACCAATACCTCGATCAGCGCCCTGACCCTGGTGCGCGCCGGGCTGGGCATCGCCCTGCTGGAGCCTGTGACCGCGCGCGGGCTGCCCCTGACCGATATTGCCGTGCGTCCCATCGACGCCGATATCCCGTTTTTTTTCGGGGTGATGACGCCACAGGCGCGCCCGGCCAGCACGGCTGTGCTGGGGCTGGTGCAGGCGGTGGCCGACGCGGCTGCCGGCCTGCTGCCCGACCTGGTGCGGCGCGAGCCGGCCGAGCACGGCGCGCTGCTGCAATCGCTCTATGGCGACGCAGGCAACGCTGTCGATGCTGTCGACGCCGGCGATGCCGCGGACCACCCGACCGACGATTCCGGACTGACTAGCCATGACTGA
- a CDS encoding FAD-dependent oxidoreductase, with the protein MTDATVATAPPPAGLAALEARLRQDLAWLELPAKAWTMPRSVDGQEVLDVAVIGGGMAGLAASATLTHLGVRVRAFDRAPAGYEGPWATTARMETLRSPKQLTGPALGLPALTFRAWFEAQFGEAAWQALDKIPRLQWMDYLRWYRQVLALDIRNEHQVERIVPRADGLVALSMQTPAGPHTVLARRVVLATGRDGLGGAFVPPVAAALPRHLWAHSSDEMDYAALRGKRVGVVGAGASAMDSAATALEAGAHSVEMLIRRADIPRVNKSKGAGNPGLTFGHYGLPDAWKWRLRHYINSQQVPPPRGSTLRVSRHANAYFNLGAALESIEARGDGLRVRTPLGEFELDFLIFSTGFRIALETRPEFAAFAPHIRFWRDRHAPPAGQEDRELSDSPDLGEAFEFQEKTPGACPGLTRIHCFCYPAALSHGTVSGDIPAISDGARRLGQGIAARLYQEDIELHYAALQAYAEPEVFGDEWVPAPPPALRTAKA; encoded by the coding sequence ATGACTGACGCCACCGTTGCAACCGCGCCCCCGCCTGCGGGACTCGCCGCCCTCGAAGCCCGGCTGCGCCAGGACCTGGCCTGGCTGGAGCTGCCCGCCAAGGCCTGGACCATGCCGCGCAGCGTCGACGGGCAGGAGGTGCTCGACGTCGCCGTGATCGGCGGCGGCATGGCCGGCCTGGCGGCAAGCGCCACGCTGACCCACCTGGGCGTGCGCGTGCGCGCCTTCGACCGCGCCCCGGCAGGCTATGAAGGCCCCTGGGCCACCACCGCGCGCATGGAAACGCTGCGCTCGCCCAAGCAGCTGACCGGGCCCGCGCTGGGCCTGCCGGCGCTGACCTTCCGCGCCTGGTTCGAGGCGCAGTTCGGCGAGGCCGCCTGGCAGGCGCTGGACAAGATTCCGCGGCTGCAATGGATGGACTACCTGCGCTGGTACCGCCAGGTGCTGGCGCTGGATATCCGCAACGAACACCAGGTCGAGCGGATCGTGCCGCGTGCCGACGGGCTGGTGGCGCTGTCGATGCAGACTCCCGCCGGCCCGCACACGGTGCTGGCGCGCCGCGTGGTGCTGGCCACCGGCCGCGACGGCCTCGGCGGTGCCTTTGTCCCGCCGGTGGCGGCCGCGCTGCCGCGCCACCTGTGGGCGCATTCGTCGGATGAAATGGACTACGCCGCGCTGCGCGGCAAGCGCGTGGGCGTGGTCGGGGCCGGCGCCTCGGCCATGGACAGCGCCGCGACCGCGCTCGAAGCCGGCGCCCACAGCGTCGAGATGCTGATCCGCCGCGCCGACATTCCGCGCGTCAACAAGAGCAAGGGCGCCGGCAACCCCGGCCTGACCTTCGGCCACTACGGCCTGCCCGACGCGTGGAAATGGCGCCTGCGCCATTACATCAACAGCCAGCAGGTGCCGCCGCCACGCGGCAGCACGCTGCGCGTGTCGCGGCATGCCAACGCGTACTTCAACCTGGGCGCCGCGCTGGAATCGATCGAGGCGCGGGGAGACGGGCTGCGGGTGCGAACCCCGCTGGGCGAGTTCGAACTGGACTTCCTGATCTTCTCCACGGGTTTCCGCATCGCGCTGGAAACGCGGCCGGAATTTGCCGCGTTCGCCCCGCATATCCGCTTCTGGCGCGACCGCCATGCGCCGCCCGCGGGCCAGGAAGACCGCGAGCTGTCCGATTCGCCCGATCTCGGCGAAGCGTTCGAATTCCAGGAGAAGACACCCGGCGCCTGCCCCGGCCTGACCCGCATCCACTGCTTCTGCTATCCGGCGGCGCTGTCGCACGGCACCGTCTCCGGCGACATCCCGGCGATCAGCGACGGCGCGCGCCGGCTTGGCCAGGGCATTGCCGCGCGGCTGTACCAGGAAGACATCGAGCTGCACTACGCCGCGCTGCAGGCTTATGCCGAGCCCGAAGTCTTCGGCGACGAATGGGTGCCGGCGCCGCCGCCGGCGCTGCGCACCGCCAAGGCCTGA
- a CDS encoding CMD domain protein, whose protein sequence is MTQPPTSPVDLIDQLAGLAPGSATHALRHQRDKVVAATQGSYDALFDPELPGVSLAERLLVALYAARLTPSPALAAHYRSRLEQLGADASQVRAVAEGAPADIAEPRLRAMLEFTRKLIEKPVEGDRAALLALPAAGLGTPAVVTLAQLVAFLSYQVRLVAGLDALKALQALNDNPAGAKA, encoded by the coding sequence ATGACCCAGCCCCCGACTTCCCCGGTCGACCTGATCGACCAGCTTGCCGGCCTCGCGCCGGGCAGCGCCACCCACGCCCTGCGGCACCAGCGCGACAAGGTCGTGGCCGCCACCCAGGGCAGCTACGATGCCCTGTTCGACCCCGAACTGCCCGGCGTGTCGCTGGCGGAACGGCTTCTGGTGGCGCTGTATGCCGCCCGCCTGACGCCGTCGCCGGCACTGGCCGCCCACTATCGGAGCCGGCTCGAGCAGCTCGGCGCCGATGCCAGCCAGGTGCGCGCCGTAGCCGAAGGCGCGCCCGCGGACATCGCCGAGCCGCGCCTGCGCGCCATGCTTGAATTCACTCGCAAGCTGATCGAAAAGCCGGTCGAGGGCGACCGCGCCGCGCTGCTGGCACTGCCCGCCGCCGGCCTGGGCACGCCGGCCGTGGTCACGCTGGCGCAGCTGGTCGCGTTCCTGTCGTACCAGGTGCGGCTGGTGGCCGGCCTGGACGCGCTGAAAGCCCTGCAAGCCCTGAACGACAACCCCGCCGGAGCCAAGGCATGA